The following DNA comes from Deinococcus sedimenti.
AGGGCCGCCAGCGCACGTACCTGAGCCTGATCAGCCCCGAATTCCAGCTGTCCTGACCTGCGCCCGGACGCCGCCCCTGGCCCCGAGCCGCGCCCCACCCACCCGACCTCCCGGAGGTTCCCCCCGTGACCAACCGACGTGATTTCCTGAAACTGTCCGCCCTGGCGGTCGCCGCCACCAGCGGCATGCCCGGCTTCCTGGCCCGCGCCGCCACGCAGGCCGGCGGCAGCAAGACCCTGGTCGTCGTCCAGCTGACCGGCGGAAACGACGGCCTGAACACCCTCATTCCGTACAGCAACGGCGCGTACTACGCCGCGCGGCCCAACATCGCCATTCCGAAAAAGGACGTGCTGACCGTCACGCCCGACCTGGGCATGCACCCCGCCCTGAGACCCCTGATGAAACTCTGGGACGAGGGTCACCTCGCCTGGATGGAAAACGTCGGGTACCCCAACCCGAACCGCAGCCACTTCGCCAGCATGGCCATCTGGCACACCGCCGATCCCACGCAGGCGCAGGCGGACGGCTGGATCGGCCGGATCGCGGAGAAGATCGGCGATCCGTTCTGCGCCAGCAACCTGGGCGCCGCGACCCCGCAGGCCCTGCAGGCCAGTGACTTCAGTCTGCCCAGCATCGACTCGGTGGATAACTTTCAGCTGAAGCTGCCCGGCGGCATGAACACGCCGTTCGAGTCACTCCTGAACTCCCCGCGCAGCGGCGAGGCCGCGTACCTGACCCGCGCGACCCGTCAGATGCTGAAGAACACGGCGCGGGTGCAGGAGAACGTCAAGAAGTACAAGACCGGAGCCACGTACCCCGACACGAAATTCGCGGCGCAGCTGCGCGACGCGGCGCGCCTGATCGCCGCCGGAGTGGGTCAGCGCGTGCTG
Coding sequences within:
- a CDS encoding DUF1501 domain-containing protein, producing MTNRRDFLKLSALAVAATSGMPGFLARAATQAGGSKTLVVVQLTGGNDGLNTLIPYSNGAYYAARPNIAIPKKDVLTVTPDLGMHPALRPLMKLWDEGHLAWMENVGYPNPNRSHFASMAIWHTADPTQAQADGWIGRIAEKIGDPFCASNLGAATPQALQASDFSLPSIDSVDNFQLKLPGGMNTPFESLLNSPRSGEAAYLTRATRQMLKNTARVQENVKKYKTGATYPDTKFAAQLRDAARLIAAGVGQRVLYVSLGGFDTHAGQRAEQDGLLSTLAGGLSAFQADLERQGLARDVIVMGFSEFGRRVAENGSAGTDHGKGSVMFAFGQGVKGGVHGSSPDLEDLSEGDIKYKQDFRGVYAEALTRWLNLDARGILGGTFTGPRWIA